Proteins from one Streptomyces sp. NBC_00390 genomic window:
- a CDS encoding flavin-dependent oxidoreductase encodes MSADIVIAGAGIGGLTCALTLHETGLRPRVAESARQLRPVGVGINLLPHAVAELTALGLGDALAEIAVPTAEMVHFDRHGNRIWAEPRGRAAGHAWPQYSLHRGELQQLLYDAARDRLGPDTVRTGTALDGFEQNGHEDGQGDGDALQVTLRDVESGARTTVRADALIGADGLHSTVRRRLHPGEQRLPLWNGIRMWRGTALGEPFLDGRTMVIAGSNATAKLVVYPISRRAERRGEALLNWVAEVRVGTPGPVEGAAWNRTGRLDDVLAHFADWRLERLGLDVPALLAATGEILEYPMADRDPLEQWGAGRVTLLGDAAHPMYPIGSNGGSQAILDARALARCLSAAHSVPAGLRAYEQQRTAPVNALVTAMREMPADRLLRAVAERAPDGFERVEDVLTAEELASIDAAYRRTSAPR; translated from the coding sequence ATGAGTGCCGACATCGTGATCGCAGGGGCCGGTATCGGCGGGCTGACCTGCGCCCTGACCCTGCACGAGACGGGGCTGCGCCCCCGGGTGGCCGAGTCCGCCCGGCAACTGCGGCCCGTCGGCGTGGGCATCAATCTGCTGCCGCACGCCGTCGCCGAGCTGACCGCGCTGGGCCTGGGCGACGCGCTCGCCGAAATCGCCGTCCCCACCGCCGAGATGGTCCACTTCGACCGGCACGGCAACCGCATCTGGGCCGAGCCGAGGGGCCGCGCGGCGGGGCACGCGTGGCCCCAGTACTCGCTGCACCGCGGCGAGCTCCAGCAGCTTCTGTACGACGCCGCACGCGACCGGCTGGGTCCGGACACCGTACGTACCGGCACCGCGCTGGACGGCTTCGAGCAGAACGGGCACGAAGACGGGCAGGGAGACGGGGACGCGCTGCAGGTCACCCTGCGTGACGTGGAGAGCGGCGCCCGCACCACCGTCCGCGCCGACGCCCTGATCGGCGCGGACGGACTGCACTCCACGGTCCGCAGGCGGCTCCACCCCGGCGAGCAGCGGCTCCCTCTGTGGAACGGCATCCGGATGTGGCGTGGCACCGCCCTCGGCGAGCCGTTCCTCGACGGCCGCACGATGGTCATCGCCGGCAGCAACGCCACTGCCAAGCTGGTTGTCTACCCCATCTCGCGCCGCGCCGAGCGCCGCGGCGAGGCGCTGCTGAACTGGGTCGCCGAGGTCCGCGTCGGCACCCCGGGCCCGGTGGAGGGCGCCGCCTGGAACCGCACCGGGCGTCTCGACGACGTCCTTGCGCACTTCGCCGACTGGCGGCTCGAGCGTCTCGGCCTGGACGTACCCGCCCTGCTGGCCGCCACCGGCGAGATCCTCGAGTACCCCATGGCCGACCGGGACCCGCTGGAGCAGTGGGGCGCCGGACGCGTCACCCTGCTCGGTGACGCAGCCCATCCCATGTACCCGATCGGCTCCAACGGCGGCTCGCAGGCAATCCTCGACGCCCGGGCGCTGGCGCGCTGCCTCTCCGCGGCCCATTCGGTCCCGGCGGGCCTGCGCGCGTACGAGCAGCAGCGCACCGCCCCGGTGAACGCCCTGGTCACGGCAATGCGTGAGATGCCTGCCGATCGCCTGCTGCGGGCCGTGGCCGAGCGCGCCCCGGACGGCTTCGAGCGGG